One Brassica napus cultivar Da-Ae chromosome A1, Da-Ae, whole genome shotgun sequence genomic region harbors:
- the LOC106381206 gene encoding reticulon-like protein B8, translating into MHEKNIVEDVINDFVDNFTETVQKKKNVSFFEQEETVSSRFNRMFGREKPIHHVLGGGKSADVLLWRNKKISASVLMGATAIWVLFEWINFHFLSLVCYGLLLGMIVQFVWSNASGALNRSQSGVPRLVLPKYFFADVGVTVGTEVNRGLMFLQDLACRGSLKQFLMVAIGLWLAAMIGSCCNFLTVLYIGFVGAHTMPVLYERYEDEVDGFVDSLLMKFHSHYKKMDTGFLSRIPSGRFGFKKHD; encoded by the exons ATGCATGAGAAGAATATTGTAGAGGACGTTATCAACGACTTCGTTGATAACTTCACTGAGACagttcagaagaaaaaaaacgttTCTTTCTTCGAACAAGAAGAAACCGTCTCTTCTCGTTTCAACCGCATGTTCGGTCGGGAGAAGCCGATCCATCATGTCTTAGGCGGTGGCAAAT CCGCTGATGTGTTGTTGTGGAGGAACAAGAAGATCTCCGCAAGTGTTCTGATGGGAGCTACTGCAATCTGGGTGCTTTTCGAGTGGATCAACTTccattttctctctcttgttTGTTACGGTCTCTTGCTTGGTATGATCGTGCAATTCGTCTGGTCTAATGCCTCAGGGGCTCTAAACCG CTCACAGTCTGGAGTGCCTCGCCTTGTTCTTCCAAAAtacttctttgctgatgttggTGTGACCGTTGGAACAGAGGTTAACCGTGGTTTGATGTTTCTTCAGGACTTGGCTTGTAGAGGGAGTTTGAAACAGTTCCTCATG GTTGCGATTGGACTATGGCTAGCCGCAATGATCGGGAGCTGTTGCAACTTCCTAACTGTTTTGTATATTG GGTTTGTGGGAGCTCACACAATGCCGGTTCTGTATGAGAGATATGAAGATGAGGTTGATGGTTTTGTTGATTCTCTGCTGATGAAGTTTCATAGTCACTACAAGAAGATGGATACTGGCTTTCTCAGTCGAATCCCAAGTGGAAGGTTTGGGTTCAAGAAGCATGACTAA